ttttttAAGGATGTCACATCTAAACTACCACAAATATAATGCagcaacaaaaaataaaaaaaattagaaCAAAAAAAATAGGCCACAAATAGAGTGGACAtcagcttagatgtgacataactatgtcacatctagatgtgtcctaaaCAGACCCGTTAGTAATAGCATCCCAAACGGTTTTTTTATGGCAACTTTAGTTGACATGAGTTGGCAATTTTGGCCCAATTCGTTTTTTGTCCAGAAAAATGCCTAAACCTGCCACCTCATATCAACTGAAGTTGCCATCAACCAATGTTCGGGTTGCCATGCTTAAATTTGGTCGAAATTTATCATTCACGTTATCTTTTCCGGAAAAAAGTGGATAGTGCACTCTAGCATCCCACTCGAAGCCAACCCAACCACCGGAGTCCACGTTTGGGGATGATTGGTCCGTTATCGGGGGAAAAAAGCAAACAAATCACCGCCGTTAAATAACGGATCGACGGCTGCAGCATGGCCGTCGTCACATCGTTCCTCCGCTGCACGaccgccgccgcgctcgcactccaccaccaccaccaccaaccgGCCTTGCTCGCCGTCCGCCTCCGCTTCCCGCGCCACCGGATCCCGACGAGCAGGGCCATGTCGTCCTCGCCGGCCGCCgacgccgcgcccgcgcccgcgccgcaCCAGGCCGGGCCGTGGTACGCGGTGCCGGACCTCAGCCTCCGCGGCCACCGCTTCGCCGTCCCGCTCGACCACTCCTCCCCCGGCTCCCCCTCCGCGCCACGCATCACCGTCTTCGGCCGCGAGGTCGTCGCAGGTACTCCCCGCTTCCTCCCTCGCATCTCCCCTGCCACGCCTCTCGGTCACGGAGTTAGGGGATAAGATGGCCCTGCACACCCGCTGCGGGATCGGTGGGTTGGTTAAGTAGAATTTCGCGTGCTCGTTTTATCCTTTTTTTTAATCCGCTGTTCTGAGGCAACCAGGAATCACTAGTATATGCTTAGGAAATACTGTACTAGTAGGAAGTAAAACATTGTTTGGTAGATTTGGGAATGAGTCATGCAAACATTGACGAACCTTTTGCGCTGTCCACTGGCACGACCATGCTAAAACACACAATTCCAGCTTGGTTCACTGAATCCTCGGTAAGGTGCCGCGGGTGTAGCTGCAGAGACGCTGGGCTGAGTGTATGGATACAATGCCCATGCGTGGAAGACCTAAAATTAAGTTAATGCAATGTATCCAACATCATATGCTTGGAAGTTGGAACACTTCATGCTAATTTCATGTTGAGGGAGCGTGATTAACTTACTACCGTACTGTTCTTTTATGCCCTGCATCCACAATGACTGTTTAAGTGTATCATTACAGCTGGAAAAGAAGAGGCCCCTTTGCCTTACCTGGTGTACCTACAAGGGGGGCCTGGATATGAAAGTCCCCGCCCCACGGAAGCGAGTGGTTGGGTGAAGAAGGCATGCGAAGAATACCGTGTGTTATTGCTAGATCAGGTACATTCCAACTTCTTCGGCAGATGCTCTGCGCTCTTCGTTTTTGCACCAATCTGCTCTTACTTTGCTGACACCCTTTTACTTTTCAGCGAGGAACAGGATTGTCAACACCGTTGACAACATCATCTCTTTCTCAAATAACATCTGCAGCAGAGCAGGTGGAGTATTTGAAGCATTTCAGGGCAGACAACATAGTTAAGGACGCAGAGTTTATTCGTCGGCATCTTGTACCAGATGCCAAGCCTTGGACAATTCTGGGACAGGTATAGTATGTAACGTCATGTGACCTTGATGCACATATCTGTCTTGCCCCTTTTTTTTTGTTAATGTAGCACTGTTATTTATGCCATCTACTATTTCCTTGATTACAGAGTTATGGTGGATTTTGTGCCGTTACATATTTGAGTTTTGCTCCAGAGGGCCTGAAAGCTGTCCTTTTAACTGGAGGGCTTCCACCACTAGGAAAGCCCTGCACTGCAGAAACTGTGTACAGAGCCTGCTTTAAGCAGGTTCAGCAGCAAAATGAGAAGTACTATAAGAGGTTTCCTCAAGATATACAGGTCGTTCATGAAGTTGTAAGATACTTAAGTGAATCTGAAGGTGGAGGAGTAAGTCATTCTTAATATTTTTGCGCTTTCTCTCACATGTGAATTTGAAACTTGTATCTTATGCAACATTTTTTATCAGGTTCTTCTTCCATCAGGTGGCAGGTTAACCCCTAAGATGCTGCAGTGCCTTGGACTATGGGGTTTAGGTTTCAGTGGAGGATTTGAAAGACTGCATTATCTGTAAGAAATACTTTGCATTTTCTTCATTACTTGATAAAATAATGTAACTTACTGATCTGTGCCACTCCTTGCTATTGTCTGGGACAGACTCGAGAGAGTTTGGGATCCTGTACTTGTTCCTGGTGCAAAAAAGAATATAAGCTATTACTTCTTGAAAGAGGTACTAAGCATCACCAATATAATGTTGATCTTTAAAATTACCATGTTCTATGTCTCTAATGGGTAACCTAACATTATATTTTCCTGCAGTTTGACATGTGGGTAGGTTTTGATCAAAATCCTCTTTATGCTCTCTTACATGAGTCTATCTACTGTGAGGTAACTTTTGATACCTTTTTTTTTATCTGTTTAGCTGGTACTGCAACTCCTTTTCTTAAGTCTAGTGTAATTCATGGATCCAGGGATCTTCATCGAAATGGTCAGCCGATAAGATTTTCAATGAAAATGGAAGTTTGTTTGACCCTGTTAAGGCTACAGAAGAAGGCCGTCCTGTGTATCTTACAGGAGAGGTATGCCCAGATCTTTATGGGAAGCGTCATTTGCTATAGTCATGTTCCTGCTAAATTTGAGCTCTGTCATACGCTGAGAGTATACTTTGTAGCATTTTGGTCTGTCTGGCAAGTTTGTAGTAATTTGTAACACTTTAATTAATGAGATGAGGAAAAGCCTTTGCCTTTGTTTAAAGAAAATGGTTCTTACTAAATTAGTAACCCATGAAGTTAAAAGCTAACATTGCAGGCTGTTTTCAGTCCATGAATAGTCTGTAGTTACCAAAGTGTGGCAATTGGAAATTTCAAAGTTGCATTTTATTTGCTAAGATCTTACCAACGGTAACTTAGGTTGACAATGTTCCTTTTACGAGGGATGGTATTCAGGGAAGGACTCTTCTAGTTTAGCTATTCAAGGGAGTCCGACACTACACTTTCCAGTACCTGGGTAACCTTGGGGAAGCCATGTCAGGACAAACTTATGCAATGATTAAGGGGACACTACTTAGCAGCACCCTATTGCGTACTCAGATATTCGTTGCTTATGATTTGTCACGAATTCCTAACATGTGTCCGTTTCCTTAACGCAGATGGTGTTTCCCTGTTTTTTCGATGAGATCAATGCTCTACGGCCCCTAAAGGAGGCTGCACACTTGTTAGCTGAGAAGGAGGACTGGCCTCCGTTGTATGATATCAGCGTGTTGAACAACAACAAGGTTCGATCTTCTTCCCAACAAGATTATAGCCTCCTCCATGGCATGCATGCTCGTTTCATCTGACGCATGTCTGGCATGCCGATTGCATGCAGGTCCCAGTGGCCGCCGCGGTGTACTACGAGGACATGTACGTCAACTTCAACATTGCCAAGGAGACGGCGTCCCAGATCGCCGGGATCCGGCTGTGGGTGACCAACGAGTACCCGCACTCTGGCCTTCGCGACGGCGGCCCCCACGTCTTCGAGCATCTCATGGGTCTCTTGAAGGGCAAGAGGCCTCTGTTTTAGCCTTTTAGCCAATCCATAACTATGACAATAAAGCCTTCATTTTCTCCTAGTTGAGAAATGAATTACAATATACCCCTGGTTAAATGTTTCTGAATGTCTGCACATACATCCTGGGGCACAAATTTTGGCGCTCCAGTCATGCTTGCACGCTTAGAATTGCGCTATGTTATGCACATCTCGTTGGGATCCTTCTGAATTAATGCTCCACTCAACCCGAATAAAGAACTTCAGACAAAGAGGAAGATTTTTTTTTTAAGCCCAAGAAAGGGTATCTGAATTCAGATGGAGCTGAGTTTCTCAACGCACCAAAGAAAGTGTACTAGttcagactttatgtttcatTTATTCGTAACAAGATCTGAAGACGAACTGTTTTGCGAAGGATCATCTGTCAGTTCTGCTTCCACGTTACAGATTTGCCTCGAAGCTTCGGTATACTACAGTTTCAAAGTATCTCAGTGTCAGCCAACTGCGCACGTTTTGCTCCCAAGGACATGGACTCTGTTCCTCTCGGAGGTCAGAGCCGAGGGGCAGTTTGCAAATTTGTAGGCGAATAAAAGTTTAACTGACGTATACATGTAGAGAAAATGGTTTGATCGTATACACACATGTCGAGAAAATTAGCAGGAAAAGAGATAACGGTCACAGTATGTAGAGAAAATGGAGTGCTCCAAGCCCGTTTGCAGGTCCTCGAACAAGCACGAAATGCGCTTCGAGCATGCCAAATGGCCTCTTGACATCGTTTCTAACCCCTTGTCTTTGTGCGAAGTGGGATTGTTTTTTCTCTACCATGGCTCAAGGATGGTCTTGACGAAGGTCGCCCATGGTGGATAAATACCATCACAAAGATAAAAAGCCCATGTTATAGTCATGACCATTAAAGGTATAGTTGCACAGAGGAGCATCTCCGGCACACAACCTTGCAAACAATGAAGGAAGCTGCaacacgttgatgtcattgtcaGACCCGAACATCCCA
This sequence is a window from Aegilops tauschii subsp. strangulata cultivar AL8/78 chromosome 7, Aet v6.0, whole genome shotgun sequence. Protein-coding genes within it:
- the LOC109786246 gene encoding uncharacterized protein yields the protein MAVVTSFLRCTTAAALALHHHHHQPALLAVRLRFPRHRIPTSRAMSSSPAADAAPAPAPHQAGPWYAVPDLSLRGHRFAVPLDHSSPGSPSAPRITVFGREVVAAGKEEAPLPYLVYLQGGPGYESPRPTEASGWVKKACEEYRVLLLDQRGTGLSTPLTTSSLSQITSAAEQVEYLKHFRADNIVKDAEFIRRHLVPDAKPWTILGQSYGGFCAVTYLSFAPEGLKAVLLTGGLPPLGKPCTAETVYRACFKQVQQQNEKYYKRFPQDIQVVHEVVRYLSESEGGGVLLPSGGRLTPKMLQCLGLWGLGFSGGFERLHYLLERVWDPVLVPGAKKNISYYFLKEFDMWVGFDQNPLYALLHESIYCEGSSSKWSADKIFNENGSLFDPVKATEEGRPVYLTGEMVFPCFFDEINALRPLKEAAHLLAEKEDWPPLYDISVLNNNKVPVAAAVYYEDMYVNFNIAKETASQIAGIRLWVTNEYPHSGLRDGGPHVFEHLMGLLKGKRPLF